A DNA window from Roseovarius sp. Pro17 contains the following coding sequences:
- a CDS encoding DUF4345 family protein → MTHPISQIIVLLVVGAIALIIGGYIQMDPVAFYAGTGIELGNQTALKNELKAAAGFLLTAGFLALLAAAITQLRTFALTTLVLINGTYGGARILSFLADGVPNAEMVWIAGIELALAAACAAVLIRAMRTLNPMVA, encoded by the coding sequence ATGACACATCCAATATCGCAAATAATCGTGCTGCTTGTCGTAGGAGCCATCGCGTTGATAATCGGTGGTTACATCCAGATGGATCCGGTCGCGTTCTACGCTGGCACGGGGATCGAGCTTGGCAATCAAACAGCACTCAAGAACGAGTTGAAAGCCGCTGCGGGCTTCCTGCTCACGGCCGGGTTCCTCGCACTGCTTGCAGCCGCGATCACCCAGCTGCGAACCTTCGCACTGACAACCCTTGTCCTGATCAACGGCACGTACGGTGGGGCACGCATTTTGAGCTTTCTGGCCGACGGCGTTCCAAACGCCGAGATGGTGTGGATCGCGGGCATTGAACTGGCCCTTGCAGCAGCCTGCGCCGCAGTGCTCATCCGCGCGATGCGGACCCTAAACCCAATGGTCGCGTGA
- a CDS encoding MBL fold metallo-hydrolase — protein MSLFSASIVGSKSQIGRRISTSLKTALACLMLGGPAMADQTSPQHTGDAVSIDPASPTYFGNFAPELSVTVARMPALDAATGLAVQEIKPGLFYVTDGVYQSAFLVTGSGIVVFDAPRTFAEGLPAAIAESAPGKEISTLIYSHDHADHMGGSGVFADVPGLEIITSQRVADSLVGDAYSGVITPTRTFEDQLDLTIGDIEIRLDTASYHSEDEDVIAYIPALKFLIAVDTITPGEVPFMNFGATADFGRYLGLFDTLLAYDFNLLLPGHISILGTRQDVIDNREYAYDVRDTVLHEMETMVPRIEQASAAIGHVNDNLAYRMAIEEMRGACAAQIIDHWSERLSVVDVYADSHCQTAILYYIMH, from the coding sequence ATGTCACTTTTTTCAGCTTCTATTGTCGGCTCAAAAAGCCAGATCGGACGCCGCATCAGCACTTCGCTAAAGACAGCACTTGCTTGCCTGATGTTGGGCGGCCCCGCGATGGCTGATCAAACGTCCCCCCAGCATACGGGCGACGCGGTCAGCATTGACCCCGCCTCGCCAACATACTTTGGCAACTTCGCCCCTGAACTATCCGTAACAGTTGCACGTATGCCTGCGCTCGACGCCGCCACTGGTCTTGCAGTACAGGAGATCAAGCCCGGTCTGTTCTACGTGACGGACGGCGTATACCAGTCGGCCTTCCTCGTCACCGGATCTGGCATCGTCGTCTTCGATGCGCCGAGGACATTTGCCGAAGGACTGCCCGCAGCGATTGCAGAAAGCGCACCGGGCAAGGAGATCAGCACCCTCATCTACAGCCACGACCATGCCGATCACATGGGTGGCTCCGGTGTCTTTGCAGATGTGCCGGGTCTCGAGATCATCACCTCGCAGCGGGTCGCCGACAGTCTGGTCGGTGATGCCTATTCAGGCGTCATCACCCCGACCCGCACGTTCGAAGACCAACTTGATCTGACCATCGGGGATATCGAAATAAGGCTTGATACCGCATCCTATCATTCAGAGGATGAGGACGTTATTGCCTATATCCCCGCCCTGAAGTTCCTGATCGCGGTGGACACCATCACACCGGGCGAGGTGCCGTTCATGAACTTCGGTGCGACAGCCGATTTCGGGCGTTATCTGGGGCTGTTCGATACTCTCCTCGCCTACGATTTCAACCTTTTGCTGCCCGGTCATATCTCGATCCTCGGCACCCGTCAGGACGTGATCGACAACCGAGAGTATGCCTACGACGTGCGCGATACCGTCCTACATGAGATGGAGACCATGGTCCCCAGGATCGAGCAGGCTTCCGCCGCCATCGGACATGTAAACGACAATCTGGCCTATCGCATGGCGATCGAGGAAATGCGCGGCGCATGTGCGGCACAGATCATCGACCACTGGTCAGAGCGGCTCTCGGTCGTCGACGTCTATGCCGACAGCCACTGCCAGACGGCGATCCTTTACTACATCATGCATTGA
- a CDS encoding GFA family protein: protein MKGNATPDPQSGGCLCGKTRYTLTTAPEYAIRCYCRDCQHISGGGHAPQVAFKRGGFACSGPLKTYGLKSAAGNDVEVGFCFECGSPIRKTTSLQPGIVYVLAGSLDNSGELVIGN from the coding sequence CTGAAAGGAAACGCGACGCCCGATCCTCAATCCGGTGGGTGCCTCTGCGGCAAGACCCGCTACACGCTGACCACCGCCCCCGAATACGCGATCCGCTGTTATTGCCGCGATTGTCAGCATATTTCGGGTGGCGGGCATGCGCCGCAGGTCGCCTTCAAGCGCGGCGGCTTTGCGTGTTCCGGTCCGCTGAAAACCTATGGTTTGAAATCTGCCGCGGGCAACGATGTCGAAGTCGGGTTTTGCTTTGAGTGTGGATCACCGATCCGAAAGACGACGAGCCTGCAACCGGGCATCGTCTATGTCCTCGCGGGATCGCTGGACAATTCGGGCGAACTTGTCATCGGGAACTAG
- a CDS encoding SRPBCC domain-containing protein has translation MSTLTLERTFPHPPEHVFSYLTEPKNLLKWWRPESMSMKEHNLDFSRPGPWSSTLINAEGGLHKMSGNVVAVDPPRSVEFTWGWHDDADQRGAESRVRFEVHPAKGGSLFRLIHSGLPSDESAQNHGKGWTSTLKKLERLLS, from the coding sequence ATGAGCACTCTCACACTTGAACGAACCTTTCCCCATCCTCCAGAGCACGTTTTTTCCTATCTGACAGAACCTAAAAACCTGCTGAAATGGTGGAGACCGGAAAGCATGAGCATGAAGGAACATAACCTTGATTTCTCACGTCCCGGCCCGTGGTCCTCGACCCTGATCAATGCGGAAGGCGGGTTGCACAAGATGAGCGGAAACGTCGTCGCCGTCGATCCGCCGCGCTCGGTGGAATTTACCTGGGGCTGGCATGACGATGCGGATCAGCGTGGGGCTGAGAGCCGCGTGCGGTTCGAGGTGCATCCGGCCAAGGGCGGGTCGCTATTCCGGTTGATCCATTCCGGCCTGCCGAGTGACGAAAGTGCCCAGAACCACGGCAAGGGTTGGACTTCGACCCTGAAGAAACTTGAACGACTGCTAAGTTGA
- a CDS encoding glutathione S-transferase family protein, protein MGVDHASHLFDMGKEQQKTAEYRAIHPLGVVPALITPSYTMFESVAIVLQLCDEHPEAQLAPAVGSPQRAAYYQWSVFACAELDPAIMMYFDNALRPVDFGGARDDALAARGREGFRARADILSDHLRDRDYLLGPQFSGADILVGHSCFMATHTELIGDHPVLEAWHARLTERPAYRRAYATPEQEGPRK, encoded by the coding sequence CTGGGTGTCGACCATGCCAGCCATCTCTTTGACATGGGCAAGGAGCAGCAAAAAACGGCAGAGTACCGCGCCATTCACCCACTGGGTGTTGTTCCGGCTTTGATAACCCCAAGTTATACGATGTTCGAATCCGTGGCGATCGTGCTGCAACTCTGTGACGAACACCCGGAGGCGCAGCTGGCCCCCGCTGTCGGCAGTCCGCAGCGGGCCGCCTATTATCAGTGGAGTGTGTTTGCCTGCGCGGAACTCGACCCGGCCATCATGATGTATTTCGACAATGCCTTGCGGCCTGTGGATTTTGGCGGTGCGCGGGACGATGCCTTGGCCGCGCGAGGGCGTGAAGGTTTCAGGGCGCGGGCAGATATCCTCTCGGACCATCTTCGCGACCGCGACTACCTTCTCGGCCCGCAGTTCTCTGGCGCGGATATATTGGTCGGCCATAGCTGCTTCATGGCGACGCATACTGAATTGATCGGCGATCATCCGGTTTTAGAGGCCTGGCATGCGCGGCTGACGGAGCGACCGGCTTACAGGCGCGCCTATGCGACACCCGAACAAGAAGGACCGCGCAAATGA
- a CDS encoding metalloregulator ArsR/SmtB family transcription factor, with translation MSHLPATFAALGDTTRFAIVERLLSGGELPAGRLLDIGNISAPAISRHLKILREAGVVERRIDKQRRLYSVRPEAVQAITAWTMSYRDFWQGSLDRLEAAMNRDGSNP, from the coding sequence ATGTCGCATCTGCCCGCCACCTTCGCCGCTCTCGGAGACACCACACGCTTTGCCATCGTTGAGCGGCTGCTGAGTGGAGGGGAGTTGCCCGCGGGGCGCCTGCTGGATATCGGCAACATTTCGGCCCCTGCCATCTCGCGTCACCTCAAAATTCTGCGTGAGGCTGGTGTTGTGGAACGGCGGATCGACAAGCAACGCAGGCTCTATTCGGTGCGACCCGAAGCGGTGCAGGCCATCACCGCCTGGACGATGAGCTACCGCGACTTCTGGCAGGGCAGTCTGGATCGGCTCGAAGCGGCCATGAACCGGGACGGTTCAAATCCATGA
- a CDS encoding DDE-type integrase/transposase/recombinase, protein MNLGCEPDNAIQHVDRKHLNNRIEGDDGAAKQLLWPKRGFRSLTAAKNTFNSIETYRAIKKDHFANNEPGVLNEIAFVAGLFRTAA, encoded by the coding sequence ATGAACTTGGGTTGCGAACCAGACAATGCGATTCAACACGTCGATCGCAAGCATCTGAACAATCGCATTGAAGGCGACGATGGTGCCGCGAAGCAACTGCTCTGGCCCAAGCGCGGCTTCCGAAGCCTGACCGCCGCGAAAAATACGTTCAATAGTATCGAAACATACCGCGCGATCAAGAAGGACCACTTCGCAAACAACGAGCCCGGCGTTCTCAACGAAATCGCGTTTGTCGCGGGTCTGTTCAGAACGGCTGCATGA
- a CDS encoding DUF3100 domain-containing protein, producing the protein MQRTMEIVLDWRLHISVLIITVISELIGVIVVPIGIGSILLLPLLYAFILGMLINPNVIKRAGVWIKDSDVSAASPLIVIAIMPFIAKFGTIIGPQMEQIIDAGPALLLQELGNLGTIVIAFPIAVLVLRMGRESIGACFSVAREPNIAIIADKYGLKSQEGTGVMGVYVIGTLFGTFIFAILASLLSTAGIFSIEALAMACGIGSGSMMAACTGALATAVPEMKEQILALAGASNVLTYATGIYLGVFVALPITEKLYDLLGRKDATIKAGE; encoded by the coding sequence ATGCAACGAACCATGGAGATTGTGCTGGATTGGCGGCTGCACATCAGCGTGCTGATCATCACCGTCATCAGCGAATTGATCGGCGTGATTGTCGTGCCTATCGGCATCGGATCAATCCTGCTGCTGCCGCTGCTGTATGCATTCATTTTGGGGATGCTCATCAACCCCAACGTGATCAAGCGTGCAGGCGTCTGGATCAAGGACAGTGACGTCAGTGCCGCGTCCCCGCTGATCGTGATCGCGATCATGCCCTTCATCGCCAAATTCGGCACGATCATCGGCCCCCAAATGGAGCAAATCATCGACGCCGGCCCTGCCCTTCTGTTGCAGGAACTTGGCAACCTCGGCACGATCGTTATCGCCTTTCCCATTGCCGTTCTGGTGCTGCGGATGGGCCGCGAATCCATTGGGGCGTGTTTCTCGGTCGCACGTGAGCCGAACATCGCGATCATCGCCGACAAGTACGGCCTGAAAAGCCAGGAGGGCACCGGCGTGATGGGTGTCTACGTGATCGGCACGCTGTTCGGCACGTTTATCTTTGCCATTCTGGCGTCACTCCTATCAACGGCCGGGATTTTTTCTATCGAGGCGCTTGCGATGGCCTGCGGCATCGGGTCCGGCTCGATGATGGCGGCCTGCACAGGTGCGCTGGCGACCGCAGTGCCGGAGATGAAGGAACAGATCCTTGCACTCGCCGGCGCGTCCAACGTGCTGACCTATGCAACCGGCATCTATCTGGGCGTCTTTGTTGCCCTGCCGATCACCGAAAAGCTCTACGACCTCTTGGGTCGTAAGGACGCAACCATCAAGGCGGGAGAGTGA
- a CDS encoding aldehyde dehydrogenase family protein, translating into MTDISNRVAELLQELLGASSVQSYVAGGFLPGTGDELSLTDPATGNVFATYRDAGADVVAQAADAAEAAQREWWAKTASERGRVMFEIGRQIRAHAAPLSELECISTGRPIRDTGGEPGRMAEMFEYYAGWCDKITGDVIPVPSTHLNYTRHEPIGVVAQITPWNAPLFTCCWQVAPAICAGNGVVLKPSELTPLSSLVIGVLCEKAGVPRGLVNVIAGAGPTSGQAMIDHPATGLAVFVGSAQAGSAIAARAALKPMGAVLELGGKSANIVFADADIDRAVVGAQAAIFASCGQSCVAGSRLLVQRSVHDEVVEKLTVASARIPVGMPTDPETQIGPVNNAAQWQKIDAMVQAAASNGAHLATGGAKPDALADSGGYFYAPTVLTGVTPDMAIAREEVFGPVLSVLTFETEEEAVALANDTPYGLAGAVWTQDVGRAHRMAAKVRAGTFWVNSYKTINVMSPFGGFGRSGYGRSSGREALAAYTQTKSVWVETAENPVIGFGYAPG; encoded by the coding sequence ATGACCGACATTTCGAACCGCGTTGCTGAATTGCTGCAAGAGTTGCTGGGCGCCTCAAGCGTGCAAAGCTACGTCGCGGGCGGATTCCTGCCCGGCACCGGCGATGAGTTGTCCCTGACCGATCCGGCAACTGGCAACGTTTTTGCCACGTACCGCGATGCCGGTGCGGATGTCGTCGCGCAGGCCGCAGACGCCGCCGAGGCAGCGCAGCGAGAGTGGTGGGCGAAAACCGCATCTGAGCGGGGCCGCGTCATGTTCGAAATAGGCCGCCAGATCCGCGCCCATGCCGCGCCCTTGTCCGAGCTGGAGTGTATCTCGACCGGCCGCCCTATCCGCGATACCGGCGGGGAGCCGGGGCGCATGGCCGAGATGTTCGAATATTACGCGGGCTGGTGTGACAAGATCACCGGCGACGTCATCCCGGTGCCCAGCACGCATCTGAACTATACCCGCCACGAACCAATTGGCGTCGTCGCGCAGATCACCCCTTGGAACGCGCCGCTGTTCACCTGCTGCTGGCAAGTAGCGCCCGCGATCTGCGCAGGAAACGGCGTGGTGCTGAAACCGTCCGAGCTAACGCCACTTAGCTCGCTGGTTATAGGCGTCCTGTGCGAAAAGGCGGGCGTGCCGCGCGGTCTGGTCAACGTGATCGCTGGCGCGGGGCCGACTAGTGGGCAGGCGATGATCGACCATCCGGCAACGGGGCTGGCCGTATTCGTCGGCTCGGCGCAGGCGGGCAGCGCCATTGCGGCGCGGGCGGCGCTGAAGCCCATGGGGGCGGTGCTGGAACTGGGTGGCAAATCAGCCAATATCGTCTTTGCCGATGCCGATATCGACCGCGCCGTGGTCGGCGCACAGGCTGCCATATTCGCCAGTTGCGGGCAAAGCTGCGTCGCAGGCTCCCGCCTATTGGTGCAGCGGTCCGTGCATGACGAGGTGGTCGAAAAACTGACTGTCGCCAGCGCGCGCATCCCGGTGGGTATGCCCACCGATCCCGAAACGCAGATCGGCCCCGTCAACAACGCCGCTCAATGGCAGAAGATCGACGCGATGGTGCAGGCTGCCGCCTCGAACGGCGCCCACCTTGCCACGGGCGGGGCCAAGCCAGACGCGCTGGCGGATAGCGGTGGCTACTTCTACGCACCAACGGTGCTGACCGGCGTGACACCGGACATGGCCATCGCCCGCGAAGAGGTGTTCGGCCCGGTCCTGTCGGTCCTGACCTTCGAAACCGAAGAAGAGGCCGTCGCGTTGGCAAACGATACACCCTATGGACTGGCCGGGGCGGTCTGGACGCAGGATGTGGGCCGCGCCCACCGCATGGCGGCAAAAGTCCGCGCCGGGACTTTCTGGGTCAACAGCTACAAAACGATCAACGTGATGTCACCCTTCGGCGGCTTCGGGCGGTCGGGCTATGGCCGATCCTCGGGACGCGAGGCGTTGGCGGCCTATACGCAGACCAAGTCGGTCTGGGTGGAGACGGCGGAAAACCCGGTTATCGGATTTGGCTATGCGCCGGGCTGA
- a CDS encoding NAD(P)-dependent oxidoreductase — protein MPDTQQIRTGIIGLGAMGIGMAQSLAAKGFAVAAFDLSDGALTRAAEAGATTVPSAADVFAAADIIVLSLPASHHVEAVIADAVDAGHLAHGAAPRIVIDTSTSEAEISRKLAATLGDNGHGFVDAPVSGGPSGAAAGTLAMMLGGADADVSRAMPVLEALGQKIIHVGPSGAGNVAKLVNNMLVASHMVTTLEAIRLAEASGVSAEDALRVINSATGRSAISEIHYPTWVLPRSFDSGFSTGLMRKDVRLALEMAKAKGCALPLANLVADLWSEDRSGLSDADDFMLMGDPQADRFRGEDE, from the coding sequence ATGCCCGACACACAGCAAATACGCACCGGGATCATCGGCCTTGGCGCCATGGGCATCGGCATGGCGCAGAGCCTGGCCGCCAAGGGTTTCGCCGTTGCGGCATTTGATTTGTCTGATGGCGCACTGACACGTGCCGCCGAGGCCGGTGCCACGACTGTGCCAAGTGCGGCAGACGTGTTCGCAGCCGCCGACATCATCGTGCTGTCCCTGCCTGCTTCCCATCATGTCGAAGCGGTGATTGCCGATGCCGTCGACGCTGGCCATCTGGCGCACGGCGCTGCGCCTCGGATCGTGATCGACACATCGACATCCGAGGCCGAGATCAGCCGCAAACTGGCGGCGACGCTGGGCGATAACGGTCACGGCTTTGTCGATGCGCCAGTGAGCGGCGGGCCTTCCGGCGCTGCTGCTGGCACTCTGGCGATGATGCTGGGCGGTGCCGATGCTGATGTTTCCCGTGCCATGCCAGTGCTGGAAGCTTTGGGGCAAAAGATCATCCACGTCGGCCCGAGCGGCGCGGGAAATGTGGCAAAACTGGTCAATAACATGCTGGTCGCAAGCCATATGGTCACTACGCTGGAGGCTATCCGGCTGGCCGAGGCATCGGGCGTCAGTGCTGAGGATGCCCTGCGCGTGATTAATTCGGCCACCGGGCGTAGCGCGATCAGCGAAATCCATTATCCGACTTGGGTACTGCCGCGCAGTTTCGACAGCGGGTTTTCGACAGGGCTCATGCGCAAAGACGTGCGTCTGGCACTTGAAATGGCGAAGGCCAAGGGCTGCGCGCTGCCGCTGGCCAATCTGGTGGCCGATCTGTGGAGCGAAGACCGCTCGGGGCTGAGCGATGCCGACGATTTCATGCTGATGGGCGATCCGCAGGCGGATCGGTTCAGGGGAGAAGACGAATGA
- a CDS encoding LysR family transcriptional regulator, with product MDALDPRFLREFLCVAQEGSIRGASARLNVAPSAISRKITDVEARLGVLLLERSAQGVHLTDAGQMLREHALHQQDEQAFLLDQLGRFGKGEGRHVRIAVGEGFTADLMQNGLSPLAAARPNLRFRIDQAGTDALQDRVVLGDADIGIAYNPSPSEAIRSLAVGRQPLCAIVPTGSPLAGRVSVPLAEVLQQSVGLLDRRHAIRALVGRAAGDQGLLLHPQIETSSITLLIRYVCAGMGVTFLPRFSVSIQAARGELAIVPVEEASLQQVSAHLMVRARRRLPKSVELTAEFLARRMVAFQG from the coding sequence ATGGACGCCCTTGACCCACGGTTTTTGCGCGAATTCCTCTGCGTCGCGCAAGAGGGGTCGATCAGGGGTGCGTCGGCTCGGTTGAACGTCGCGCCCTCCGCTATCAGCCGCAAGATCACCGACGTCGAGGCGCGGCTGGGCGTGCTTCTATTAGAGCGTAGTGCGCAGGGCGTGCATCTGACCGATGCCGGGCAGATGCTGCGCGAACATGCGTTGCACCAGCAGGACGAGCAGGCATTTCTGTTGGATCAACTGGGCCGCTTCGGCAAGGGCGAGGGGCGGCACGTGCGTATCGCCGTTGGCGAGGGGTTTACCGCCGATCTGATGCAGAACGGCCTGTCACCGCTGGCCGCAGCGCGTCCTAATCTGCGGTTTCGCATAGATCAGGCGGGCACCGACGCGCTACAGGATCGGGTCGTGCTGGGTGACGCGGATATTGGCATCGCCTACAACCCCTCCCCGTCTGAGGCGATCCGATCGCTTGCCGTGGGGCGCCAGCCGCTCTGCGCCATTGTCCCCACAGGCTCGCCGCTGGCAGGCCGCGTCTCAGTGCCGCTGGCCGAAGTGTTGCAACAGTCGGTCGGTTTGCTGGACAGGCGCCATGCGATCCGCGCATTGGTGGGGCGGGCGGCAGGCGATCAAGGGCTATTGCTGCACCCGCAGATCGAGACCAGTTCGATCACGCTGCTGATCCGCTATGTCTGCGCCGGGATGGGGGTCACGTTCCTGCCGCGTTTTTCCGTGTCGATTCAGGCAGCGCGGGGCGAGTTGGCGATTGTCCCGGTCGAGGAGGCTTCGTTGCAACAGGTCAGCGCGCATCTGATGGTGCGCGCACGGCGGCGCCTGCCGAAATCGGTGGAACTGACAGCGGAATTTCTGGCCCGGCGTATGGTGGCATTCCAAGGCTAA
- a CDS encoding amidohydrolase, producing the protein MFDSTHIEEALAWRHDLHRHPELAYRETRTSDMIARLLDSWGWQVIRGLATTGVVATMGDGNGPRIGLRADIDALPIHEVTGVDYASTIPGMMHACGHDGHTSMLLLAARQIAAEGVAGGTVTLIFQPAEEAEAGARVMIEDGLFDRFPCDAVYGIHNWPGLVPGRLAARDDAMMAAFAVFDIAISGKGGHGAMPEQSDGVIAAAARIAAAAQEIPARDLSPLTAGVLSITQIHSGSAYNICPDRAALAGTARWFDAEAGDILERRLGEVAQGIATAHGCKACIDYQRRYPATINTAPEAAIAREIGDAMGLDTTIADPSMASEDFAFMLQKVPGAYLWLGAARTGDNPGLHSASYDFNDKVLPIGAEFWVRLAQHATRG; encoded by the coding sequence ATGTTCGACAGCACCCATATCGAAGAGGCGCTCGCATGGCGTCATGACCTGCACCGCCACCCCGAGCTTGCGTATCGGGAAACGCGCACCTCCGACATGATCGCCCGCCTCTTGGATAGTTGGGGCTGGCAGGTCATCCGCGGTCTGGCGACAACCGGCGTCGTCGCAACGATGGGGGATGGCAACGGCCCGCGCATCGGCCTGCGCGCCGATATCGACGCGCTACCAATCCATGAGGTGACGGGGGTGGATTATGCCTCGACAATACCCGGCATGATGCATGCCTGCGGGCATGACGGGCATACCTCGATGCTACTGCTGGCCGCGCGGCAGATCGCGGCCGAGGGCGTGGCGGGCGGCACCGTCACCCTCATCTTTCAACCCGCCGAAGAGGCCGAGGCCGGTGCACGCGTGATGATCGAGGACGGGCTGTTCGACCGCTTCCCCTGCGATGCGGTCTATGGCATCCACAACTGGCCGGGGCTGGTGCCGGGCCGCCTGGCGGCGCGGGACGACGCGATGATGGCGGCCTTCGCCGTATTTGACATCGCCATTTCCGGCAAGGGCGGCCACGGCGCCATGCCCGAACAAAGCGACGGGGTCATCGCCGCGGCCGCGCGTATTGCCGCCGCCGCGCAGGAGATCCCGGCGCGCGATCTGTCACCGCTGACCGCAGGCGTTCTGTCGATCACGCAGATCCATTCGGGATCGGCCTATAACATCTGTCCCGACCGCGCGGCGCTGGCGGGCACGGCGCGCTGGTTCGATGCAGAGGCGGGCGACATTCTGGAGCGGAGGCTAGGCGAGGTCGCGCAAGGCATCGCAACCGCACATGGCTGCAAGGCATGTATCGACTATCAGCGCCGCTACCCCGCTACGATCAACACTGCTCCGGAGGCCGCAATTGCGCGCGAGATTGGTGATGCGATGGGGCTAGATACCACCATAGCCGACCCAAGCATGGCGTCCGAGGATTTCGCCTTCATGCTGCAAAAGGTGCCGGGCGCCTATCTGTGGCTGGGCGCGGCGCGGACGGGCGACAATCCGGGGCTTCATTCCGCCAGTTATGATTTCAACGATAAAGTCCTGCCGATCGGCGCAGAATTCTGGGTCCGGCTTGCGCAACACGCGACGCGCGGTTGA